One window from the genome of Chiroxiphia lanceolata isolate bChiLan1 chromosome 15, bChiLan1.pri, whole genome shotgun sequence encodes:
- the TTC1 gene encoding tetratricopeptide repeat protein 1 produces MEEFKDASPPEELLGHLKLSDQKSAETGPRDAQNPQTTGSGCAPSPGQDATTDECFHDCQDSFEAKEAVLDDEGNVQNGGSSSRKQTELDEEYLLELEKDMPEEEKQRRRKESTMLKEKGNEQFKKGDYGEAEDSYTKALQICPACFQKDRAVLFSNRAAAKMKQDKTEAALSDCTKAVELDPHYIRALLRRAELYEKTEKLDEALEDYKAILEKDPSVHQAREACMRLPRQIEERNEKLKKEMLGKLKDLGNLVLRPFGLSTENFQIKQDSSTGSYSINFVQNPNNNR; encoded by the exons ATGGAAGAATTTAAAGATGCAAGTCCACCTGAAGAGTTGCTCGGTCACTTAAAGCTTTCTGACCAGAAATCTGCAGAGACTGGCCCCAGAGATGCCCAGAACCCGCAGACCACTGGGAGTGGatgtgccccatccccaggcCAAGATGCCACAACAGATGAGTGTTTCCATGACTGTCAGGACTCCTTTGAGGCAAAGGAAGCTGTGCTGGATGATGAAGGGAATGTGCAGAACGGTGGGAGTAGCTCGAGGAAGCAGACAGAACTAGATGAAGAATACTTACTAGAACTAGAGAAAGATATgccagaggaagagaaacag agaagaagaaaggagagcacaatgctgaaggagaaaggaaatgagCAGTTCAAGAAAGGAG ATTATGGAGAGGCAGAAGACTCTTACACAAAGGCTCTGCAGATTTGTCCAGCCTGCTTCCAGAAAGACAgggctgttttgttttcaaacagagctgctgcaaaaatgaaacag GACAAGACAGAAGCTGCTCTGAGTGACTGCACCAAAG ctgtggaaTTAGACCCTCACTATATTAGAGCTTTGCTGAGGAGAGCAGAACTATAcgaaaaaacagaaaaactagaTGAAGCTCTGGAAGATTATAAGGCAATCCTAGAAAAAGACCCATCAGTTCATCAAGCCAGAGAAGCTTGCATG CGATTACCGAGACAAATTGAAGagaggaatgaaaaattaaagaaagaaatgttgg GCAAACTGAAGGATCTTGGGAATTTAGTTCTCCGCCCCTTTGGCCTGTCAACAGAAAACTTCCAGATAAAACAGGATTCATCAACTGGCTCATACTCCATCAATTTTGttcaaaacccaaacaacaacagaTAA